One Pectobacterium polaris DNA window includes the following coding sequences:
- a CDS encoding CYTH domain-containing protein yields MSEEIELKFIVHPDSVESLLTQLADWESDYSQYEHMRAQRLSNTYYETADNYLRRNGIGLRIRGENERYEMTAKTAGKVIGGLHQHPEYNVELEKAELDLSLFPADVWPEDCDVKVLQSSLNPLFSTDFTREKWVFTYYQSVIEVALDRGEIRAGDLSEPLCELEMELKVGQTTHLLELAKEIAEFGGMRQGSLSKAARGYHLAKGNPVRECQPLNRLVVDPKTNIDQAIRAALELGLSHWQYHEELWVRGNASAREALPEASALMREMLVLVGGVVLRKVTTLFRSALATLEARLQGPDGADVCYSAEYLQSKLVLTSWLVESGWRDHMGNKDRIKLQGSFKRFADIMLSRSTAELKSAFSSKLTEAQYEQQIPRLQRNIYAFLLLSGAYPAEQVEAYVEHWQALLHEIERLAAGKAPSAYLEAYRKEVLNLSPFWLHSGGPSQ; encoded by the coding sequence ATGAGTGAAGAAATTGAGCTGAAGTTTATTGTTCATCCCGACAGCGTTGAATCGCTGCTGACGCAACTGGCTGACTGGGAGAGTGATTACAGTCAATATGAGCACATGCGTGCTCAGCGTCTGAGCAATACCTATTATGAAACGGCGGATAATTACCTGCGCCGCAATGGCATCGGCCTGCGTATTCGCGGCGAAAATGAACGCTACGAAATGACGGCGAAAACGGCTGGCAAGGTGATTGGCGGGCTGCATCAACATCCAGAATATAACGTTGAGCTGGAGAAAGCCGAGCTGGATCTCAGCCTGTTTCCAGCGGACGTCTGGCCGGAAGATTGCGATGTTAAGGTGCTGCAATCGTCGCTCAACCCGCTGTTTAGTACAGATTTTACGCGTGAAAAGTGGGTGTTTACTTACTATCAAAGCGTGATTGAGGTTGCTTTAGATCGCGGTGAGATTCGTGCTGGGGATCTGAGTGAACCGCTGTGCGAACTGGAGATGGAGCTTAAGGTCGGGCAGACCACCCATCTGTTGGAGCTGGCAAAGGAAATCGCAGAGTTTGGCGGTATGCGGCAGGGCAGCCTGAGTAAGGCAGCGCGCGGATACCATCTGGCTAAAGGTAACCCAGTTCGCGAGTGCCAGCCTCTCAATCGACTGGTTGTGGATCCAAAAACCAATATCGATCAAGCCATCCGCGCGGCGCTGGAACTGGGGTTGAGTCACTGGCAATACCACGAAGAACTGTGGGTAAGAGGGAATGCCTCTGCCCGTGAAGCTCTGCCAGAGGCCAGCGCGTTGATGCGCGAAATGCTGGTGCTGGTGGGAGGCGTCGTGTTACGCAAGGTCACCACACTTTTTCGCTCTGCACTCGCGACTCTGGAGGCTCGGCTACAAGGCCCCGATGGCGCGGATGTGTGCTACAGCGCTGAGTACCTGCAAAGTAAGTTAGTACTGACTTCTTGGTTGGTCGAGTCTGGCTGGCGTGACCATATGGGTAATAAAGATCGCATTAAGCTACAGGGCTCGTTCAAACGCTTTGCCGACATTATGCTAAGCCGCAGCACTGCGGAGCTGAAAAGCGCCTTTTCTTCTAAATTGACGGAAGCGCAGTACGAACAGCAGATCCCTCGCCTGCAACGTAATATCTACGCTTTTCTTCTCTTATCCGGTGCCTATCCGGCGGAGCAAGTGGAAGCCTACGTTGAACACTGGCAGGCGTTACTGCACGAAATTGAGCGGCTCGCTGCCGGGAAGGCTCCTTCTGCGTATCTGGAAGCCTACCGTAAAGAGGTGCTGAACTTGTCCCCGTTCTGGTTACATAGCGGCGGACCATCACAGTAA
- a CDS encoding TIGR04211 family SH3 domain-containing protein, which yields MQKLGLLCFTLFSLTLSWTAQAEEKRYISDELLTYVHSGPGNQYRIVGTVNAGAEVTLLSVNESAGYAQIRDDKNRTTWIPLDQLSNTPSLRTRVPALENQVKDLTDKLNNIDQTWNQRTADMQQKVAASDSVINGLRQENQDLKNQLIIAQKKVSAANVQLDDKQRTIILQWFMYGGGVAGIGLLLGLLLPHIIPRKKKNDRWMS from the coding sequence ATGCAGAAATTAGGCTTACTCTGTTTTACTTTATTTTCTCTCACGCTGAGCTGGACCGCACAAGCGGAAGAAAAACGCTACATTTCCGATGAGTTATTGACGTATGTCCACAGCGGGCCGGGCAATCAATATCGTATCGTCGGCACCGTGAATGCTGGCGCTGAAGTCACGCTACTCAGCGTTAATGAAAGCGCAGGCTATGCGCAGATCCGTGATGATAAAAACCGTACGACCTGGATCCCACTCGACCAGCTTAGCAATACGCCGAGCCTGCGCACGCGGGTGCCGGCGCTGGAAAATCAGGTCAAAGACCTGACTGACAAACTGAATAATATCGATCAGACCTGGAATCAACGTACCGCAGATATGCAGCAGAAAGTCGCTGCCAGCGATAGTGTTATCAACGGGTTACGTCAGGAAAATCAGGATCTGAAAAATCAGCTTATCATCGCGCAGAAGAAAGTCAGCGCGGCGAATGTCCAGCTTGACGATAAGCAGCGCACCATCATTTTACAGTGGTTTATGTATGGCGGCGGTGTTGCTGGCATAGGTTTGCTGCTGGGTCTGCTGTTACCGCACATCATCCCTCGCAAAAAGAAAAATGATCGCTGGATGAGCTAA